A genomic segment from Neobacillus sp. YX16 encodes:
- a CDS encoding flavin reductase family protein yields the protein MDDRQFRQAMGRFATGVTVITTEVEGEVHGMTANAFMSVSLNPKLVVISIGERAQMLEKIKNSKKFAVNILSGEQKEYSMLFAGQIKEKREINFDDLAGLPVLTGAIAQVACEVVNEHIAGDHTLFIGKVIDIKIEEREPLMFFNGQYRSFSPEVSLANKK from the coding sequence ATGGATGATCGTCAATTTCGCCAAGCTATGGGAAGATTCGCTACGGGTGTCACAGTCATTACGACTGAAGTAGAAGGAGAGGTGCACGGCATGACGGCTAATGCCTTCATGTCGGTCTCTCTAAATCCAAAGCTTGTGGTGATTTCCATCGGAGAGAGAGCGCAAATGCTCGAAAAAATCAAGAATAGTAAAAAATTTGCTGTCAATATTTTATCAGGAGAGCAGAAAGAATACTCGATGCTCTTTGCTGGTCAGATAAAAGAAAAAAGAGAAATCAATTTTGATGATCTGGCTGGACTCCCTGTCTTAACAGGAGCCATCGCTCAGGTAGCATGCGAAGTGGTAAATGAACATATCGCAGGAGATCATACCTTATTTATCGGTAAGGTAATTGATATTAAGATTGAAGAGAGAGAGCCGCTCATGTTCTTTAATGGCCAATATCGCTCCTTTTCGCCTGAAGTGAGTCTCGCAAATAAGAAGTAG
- a CDS encoding 2-hydroxymuconate tautomerase, translating to MPFIQVNMLKGRSPEKKEQLIREVTDVVSAVLDAPVQSVRIMINELEPEHWGIAGESVKKRNEVSK from the coding sequence ATGCCATTTATTCAGGTTAATATGCTTAAAGGGAGATCCCCGGAAAAGAAGGAACAATTGATTCGAGAAGTAACAGATGTCGTTTCGGCTGTATTAGATGCTCCCGTCCAAAGTGTTCGCATCATGATTAATGAATTAGAGCCAGAACATTGGGGCATTGCAGGAGAATCAGTAAAAAAGCGAAATGAGGTTTCAAAATGA
- a CDS encoding catechol 2,3-dioxygenase: MTSYQEPIFDVAQLAHVEILSPKLEKSVEFFTRFLGMEVTARSEKSVYLRAYEDFYHNTLIITESEQAGVGHVAWRATSPQALERRVEEIEKTGLGKGWIDGDIGHGRAYQFTTPDGHLMEILWDVEYYHVEEGQRSKLLNRPSKRPDRGVPVRRLDHINLMTSNPGADTDFMLDTLGFRLREQIQDNGHVLGSWISVSNLVHEIAYMQEPNGVQGKLHHLCYWYGIPQNLYDVADLLKDHGIKIEVPPNKHGVSQAFCMYVIEPGGNRIELFGDAGYIITDPAWKPVVWDMKDVPGNGDTWIGTEFPQSWWTQGTPLTPVKTEEVVKS, encoded by the coding sequence ATGACTTCATACCAGGAACCAATTTTTGATGTAGCACAGCTTGCTCACGTGGAGATTCTTTCTCCGAAGCTTGAAAAATCTGTTGAATTTTTTACAAGATTTCTAGGAATGGAAGTAACCGCTCGTTCTGAAAAATCCGTTTATCTTCGTGCTTATGAGGATTTCTATCATAATACGTTAATCATTACAGAATCCGAACAAGCGGGAGTTGGACATGTCGCTTGGCGTGCCACTTCTCCACAAGCACTGGAGCGTCGTGTAGAGGAAATCGAAAAGACAGGGTTAGGCAAAGGCTGGATTGATGGCGATATCGGACATGGAAGGGCCTACCAATTTACAACTCCTGATGGTCATTTAATGGAAATCCTTTGGGACGTTGAGTATTACCATGTGGAAGAAGGCCAAAGATCGAAACTATTAAATCGACCATCCAAACGCCCAGATCGAGGTGTGCCGGTTCGCCGCTTAGACCATATTAATCTCATGACTTCGAATCCAGGGGCCGATACCGACTTTATGCTCGACACACTCGGTTTTCGATTAAGAGAGCAAATCCAAGATAATGGCCATGTGCTAGGGAGCTGGATTAGTGTTTCCAACCTAGTTCATGAAATTGCCTATATGCAAGAGCCTAACGGAGTACAAGGAAAGCTGCATCATCTTTGCTACTGGTATGGAATTCCTCAAAATCTTTATGATGTGGCAGATTTACTTAAAGACCATGGTATTAAAATTGAAGTTCCACCGAATAAGCATGGAGTCAGCCAAGCGTTCTGTATGTATGTGATTGAACCAGGCGGAAACCGCATTGAATTATTCGGAGATGCAGGTTATATCATTACGGACCCAGCATGGAAGCCGGTGGTATGGGATATGAAGGATGTTCCTGGCAATGGCGACACTTGGATTGGAACCGAATTCCCACAATCATGGTGGACGCAGGGAACACCGCTCACACCTGTGAAAACAGAGGAAGTCGTGAAGTCTTAA
- a CDS encoding FAD synthetase family protein, whose product MEYIHVTSNNRVQTLLRTKPCVMALGFFDGVHLGHQQVIKEAKRVAVEQELPLVIMSFFPHPKEVLSNGKKIIPYLMPINDKRKIFEELGADCFYLIQFTKEFAGLSPREFVQTYLIDFGAKQVAAGFDFTYGHQGKGNMDTMKNDSDGKIEGIKVKKIEWEGEKISSTLIRNLILAGEMERIASYLGNDYQIEGRIIFRKNHVEVVIHPYYLMPASGWYEVTVNLHQEATTKIAVVREGRITLLPPQGGVFPFYEWETVRLSWKKVLPKGFVHEEVTRQVFLSSSLVGL is encoded by the coding sequence TTGGAATACATTCATGTGACGAGCAACAACCGTGTACAAACTCTTTTAAGAACAAAGCCTTGTGTGATGGCTCTAGGCTTTTTTGATGGAGTTCATTTAGGGCATCAACAGGTGATAAAAGAGGCTAAAAGGGTTGCGGTAGAGCAAGAACTCCCTTTGGTGATTATGAGTTTTTTTCCCCATCCGAAGGAAGTCCTTTCAAATGGGAAAAAAATCATCCCTTATCTTATGCCAATAAACGATAAACGAAAGATCTTTGAAGAACTAGGGGCAGATTGTTTTTACTTGATTCAGTTTACTAAGGAATTTGCTGGGTTATCTCCAAGGGAATTTGTTCAAACCTATCTAATAGACTTTGGTGCAAAACAGGTGGCAGCTGGTTTTGACTTTACATATGGACACCAGGGAAAAGGCAATATGGATACCATGAAAAACGACTCAGATGGAAAAATTGAAGGAATCAAGGTAAAAAAAATAGAGTGGGAAGGGGAAAAAATTAGTTCTACGCTCATTCGTAATCTGATACTAGCTGGTGAAATGGAAAGGATAGCATCGTATTTAGGGAATGATTATCAAATTGAGGGCAGGATTATTTTCCGTAAAAATCATGTGGAGGTAGTGATTCATCCGTATTATTTGATGCCTGCTTCAGGCTGGTATGAAGTCACAGTAAACCTTCACCAGGAGGCGACAACAAAAATCGCGGTCGTTCGTGAGGGAAGGATTACTTTACTTCCACCCCAAGGGGGGGTGTTTCCTTTTTATGAATGGGAAACCGTTCGACTTTCTTGGAAAAAGGTTTTGCCTAAAGGGTTTGTTCACGAAGAGGTTACAAGACAAGTCTTTTTAAGCTCTTCTTTAGTAGGTCTATGA
- a CDS encoding 4-hydroxyphenylacetate 3-hydroxylase N-terminal domain-containing protein, with protein sequence MYTGKEYLESLNDGRVVYLNGEKIKDVTTHPAYRNSARSYARMYDALHDPATRDILTTTSEFGDRTHKFFKTPTSSQDLLESRDAIAQWAKLSYGFMGRTPDYKASFTGHLNAFGHFYEGFEDNAKAWYKKATKEVPFINHTIINPQVDRSKPLHENKDAFVRAVAERDDGIIVSGAKMVGTASALTHYNFVANYGPKDLGGGDDSHALIFFVPMNAEGLSMISRQSYELHAVKNGTPFDYPLSSRFDENDAVIVLDNVFIPWENVLAYRNIDVSNNFAKVSGFIPRYTFHGCTRLAVKLDFMTGLLLKATEGAGTKDFRGVQAKIGEVVALRNMFWGLSTAMASDPEKGPNGLVIPNSYSSSAYRALAPLAWVKVKNIFEQVVAGGLIQLPSSSKDFLNEDLKPYLDTYYRGTGIGAEERVKLLKMVWDTIGTEFGGRHELYEVNYGGNHENINMEALFHFEATGAANQQKAFVDSALSDYDLKGWTNKTWADAAEKEAVKS encoded by the coding sequence ATGTACACTGGTAAAGAATATTTGGAAAGTCTCAATGACGGCAGGGTAGTGTATTTAAACGGAGAAAAAATTAAAGATGTTACCACGCACCCCGCTTATCGGAATTCTGCTCGTTCATATGCGAGAATGTACGATGCTCTTCATGATCCAGCTACACGTGATATCTTAACAACAACAAGCGAATTTGGCGACAGAACACATAAATTTTTCAAAACTCCTACTAGTTCTCAGGATTTGCTAGAGTCAAGAGATGCCATTGCTCAGTGGGCAAAGCTAAGCTATGGTTTTATGGGAAGAACTCCTGATTATAAAGCATCTTTTACTGGGCACCTAAATGCATTTGGTCATTTTTATGAAGGGTTCGAAGACAACGCAAAGGCCTGGTACAAAAAAGCGACAAAAGAAGTACCATTCATTAATCATACAATCATTAATCCACAGGTGGATCGTTCAAAACCTTTACACGAGAATAAAGACGCCTTTGTTCGAGCAGTTGCGGAGCGCGATGACGGCATAATTGTAAGCGGTGCCAAAATGGTTGGGACAGCTTCCGCTTTAACACATTATAACTTTGTTGCGAACTATGGACCGAAAGATTTAGGCGGTGGCGACGATAGTCATGCACTGATCTTCTTTGTGCCAATGAATGCTGAAGGCCTTAGCATGATAAGCCGCCAATCCTACGAATTACATGCTGTCAAAAACGGAACGCCATTTGATTATCCGTTATCCAGCCGCTTTGATGAAAATGATGCCGTGATAGTGCTCGATAACGTATTCATCCCATGGGAAAATGTGTTGGCTTACCGAAATATTGATGTTTCGAATAATTTTGCAAAAGTAAGCGGCTTCATTCCGCGCTATACCTTCCATGGTTGTACACGTCTCGCCGTAAAATTAGATTTTATGACCGGGCTGTTATTGAAAGCAACAGAAGGAGCAGGAACGAAGGATTTCCGTGGGGTTCAGGCAAAGATTGGCGAAGTCGTTGCATTACGAAATATGTTCTGGGGTCTTTCTACCGCAATGGCATCGGATCCTGAAAAAGGGCCAAATGGCTTAGTGATTCCAAACTCATACTCAAGTTCCGCTTATCGCGCGTTAGCTCCATTGGCTTGGGTGAAGGTGAAAAATATTTTTGAGCAAGTCGTAGCTGGCGGGTTAATTCAATTGCCTTCAAGTTCAAAAGATTTCCTCAATGAAGATTTAAAACCTTATTTGGACACCTATTACCGCGGAACAGGAATTGGCGCGGAAGAACGCGTGAAATTATTGAAAATGGTTTGGGATACGATCGGCACAGAGTTTGGTGGCCGTCATGAACTATATGAAGTCAATTATGGTGGAAACCATGAAAACATCAATATGGAAGCATTATTCCATTTTGAGGCAACAGGTGCTGCTAATCAGCAAAAAGCATTTGTCGATTCTGCCTTAAGCGATTATGACCTTAAGGGTTGGACGAACAAAACATGGGCAGACGCAGCAGAAAAAGAAGCGGTTAAATCATAA
- a CDS encoding acetaldehyde dehydrogenase (acetylating), producing MVLTKIKAAILGSGNIGTDLMYKILKNDGNMELALVSGIDPNSEGLARAREKGIAVSHHGIDAILEDPEIKIVFDATSAKAHILNAPALREQGKLAVDMTPAAIGPFVVPTVNLHDHLEAMNVNLISCGGQATTPLVHAVNRVVPVHYAEVIATAASLSIGPGTRQNVDEFVRTTANAVQQIGGAKIARAIPVFNPAEPPINMTNSVYAVIKEDFDEAAVIESVQSIAAEISRYVPGYRLKGAPFVDYRETPWGRLPTVVIMNEVIGAGDFFPTYAGNLDIMTASAYRVGDVYAGHFLSAKEVIR from the coding sequence ATGGTCTTGACGAAAATAAAAGCAGCGATTTTAGGATCGGGAAATATAGGTACAGACCTGATGTATAAAATTTTAAAAAATGATGGAAACATGGAATTAGCCTTAGTGTCAGGGATTGACCCAAATTCCGAAGGACTAGCGAGAGCAAGGGAAAAGGGAATTGCAGTAAGCCATCATGGGATTGATGCGATTTTGGAAGATCCAGAGATTAAGATTGTGTTTGATGCAACAAGCGCCAAAGCCCATATACTGAATGCACCAGCACTAAGAGAACAAGGGAAATTAGCCGTTGATATGACTCCGGCAGCCATTGGACCATTTGTCGTGCCAACCGTTAATTTACATGATCATCTTGAAGCGATGAATGTCAACTTGATTTCTTGCGGCGGCCAGGCGACGACACCACTTGTTCATGCTGTCAATCGTGTGGTACCTGTTCATTATGCAGAAGTCATTGCGACAGCGGCCAGTCTTTCGATTGGACCGGGAACAAGACAAAATGTTGATGAGTTTGTTCGCACAACAGCAAATGCGGTTCAACAAATTGGTGGAGCGAAAATAGCAAGAGCCATTCCTGTTTTCAATCCAGCAGAACCACCTATTAATATGACGAACTCTGTCTATGCGGTGATTAAAGAAGATTTCGATGAGGCAGCGGTCATTGAATCGGTTCAATCAATTGCTGCTGAGATTTCGAGATATGTTCCAGGCTATCGTTTAAAGGGTGCGCCATTTGTGGATTATCGTGAAACTCCATGGGGTCGTTTGCCAACAGTGGTCATCATGAATGAAGTGATCGGAGCGGGAGATTTCTTTCCTACCTATGCCGGGAATTTGGATATCATGACCGCATCCGCCTACCGAGTCGGGGATGTATATGCCGGACATTTTCTTTCTGCTAAGGAGGTAATACGATGA
- a CDS encoding IclR family transcriptional regulator, with protein MIQEQEKLLSSVKNAIRILRAFKMNHPQKGVRELANELGLGKSSVQRILTTLASEGLVQKNKETNKYELGLSVVELSSIVLGNIDLHTESRPILTDLANKCGETAHLAILDGNHVVYLDKVESKTSNKVPSHLGLHNYAHCTSSGKLLLAHSGNYLVDLVIQNGLDAITPKTIIDPDRFREELKTILEHGYSVSVDEYTIGRTSVSAPVRDHTGKVIAAINLVGPSTRISKQRIQYFASELIHSGELISERLGYWKG; from the coding sequence ATGATACAAGAACAAGAAAAGCTGCTCTCTTCTGTAAAAAATGCCATTAGAATCCTGCGTGCTTTTAAAATGAATCATCCGCAAAAAGGAGTACGTGAACTGGCGAATGAGCTTGGACTAGGAAAAAGCAGTGTCCAAAGAATTCTTACAACCCTTGCATCCGAGGGTTTAGTACAAAAAAATAAAGAGACCAATAAATATGAATTGGGTCTCTCCGTTGTTGAATTGAGCTCCATTGTTCTAGGCAACATCGATTTGCATACGGAATCACGTCCGATTCTAACCGATCTTGCTAATAAATGTGGGGAAACCGCCCACTTGGCAATCTTAGATGGGAATCATGTGGTCTATTTAGACAAAGTTGAAAGTAAAACTTCGAATAAAGTACCCTCTCACTTAGGATTGCATAATTATGCTCATTGTACGAGTTCTGGGAAACTTCTTCTAGCGCATAGTGGAAACTACTTGGTCGATCTAGTGATTCAAAATGGACTCGATGCGATCACACCGAAAACCATTATAGACCCAGATAGGTTCCGGGAAGAGTTGAAAACAATCTTAGAGCATGGCTATTCCGTTAGTGTCGATGAATATACCATTGGAAGGACTTCCGTGTCGGCACCTGTGAGAGACCATACGGGAAAGGTCATTGCTGCTATTAACCTAGTTGGACCTAGTACACGAATCTCCAAACAACGGATTCAGTATTTTGCGAGCGAATTAATCCATTCCGGTGAATTGATTTCCGAGAGACTTGGCTACTGGAAAGGATAA
- a CDS encoding catechol 2,3-dioxygenase, whose amino-acid sequence MTIFKEPIFDVAQLAHVEILSPKLEQSVEFFTRFLGMEVTARSGGSVYLRAYEDFYHNTLKITESKEAGVGHVAWRATSPQALQRRVEEIEKTGLGKGWIDGDIGHGKAYQFTTPDGHLMEILWDVEYYNAEEVQRSKLLNRPSKRPDRGVPVRRLDHINLMTSNPGVDTNYLIDNLGFRLREQIQDNGHVLGSWVSVSNLVHEIALMQEPNGVKGKLHHLCYWYGIPQNLYDVADLLKDHDIKIEVPPNKHGVSQAFCMYVIEPGGNRIELFGDAGYIITDPAWKPVIWEMKDVPGNGDTWIGTEFPVSWWTQGTPLTSNEAVEKEVVKP is encoded by the coding sequence ATGACTATTTTTAAAGAACCAATTTTTGATGTTGCACAACTTGCACACGTGGAGATTCTTTCTCCAAAACTAGAACAATCTGTTGAATTTTTTACAAGATTTCTAGGAATGGAAGTAACCGCTCGTTCAGGAGGTTCCGTTTATCTTCGTGCTTATGAAGATTTTTACCATAATACATTAAAAATCACTGAATCAAAAGAAGCAGGGGTTGGTCATGTTGCTTGGCGGGCCACGTCCCCACAAGCACTACAGCGCCGTGTAGAAGAAATTGAAAAAACGGGTTTAGGCAAAGGCTGGATCGACGGAGATATCGGTCATGGAAAAGCTTATCAATTTACAACTCCTGATGGTCATTTAATGGAAATCCTATGGGACGTAGAATATTACAATGCAGAGGAAGTGCAGCGCTCAAAACTACTAAACCGTCCATCCAAACGTCCCGATCGTGGTGTACCGGTTCGTCGCTTGGATCATATCAATCTTATGACTTCCAATCCAGGAGTCGATACGAACTATTTGATCGACAATCTTGGCTTCCGTTTAAGAGAGCAAATTCAAGATAACGGTCATGTCCTTGGCAGCTGGGTCAGCGTTTCCAATCTTGTTCATGAAATTGCTTTAATGCAGGAGCCTAATGGTGTGAAAGGAAAGCTTCATCATCTTTGCTACTGGTACGGCATTCCGCAAAACCTTTATGATGTGGCTGATTTACTTAAAGATCATGATATCAAGATTGAAGTTCCTCCTAATAAGCATGGGGTTTCCCAAGCGTTCTGTATGTATGTGATTGAACCAGGCGGGAACCGCATCGAATTATTCGGAGATGCAGGCTATATCATTACAGACCCAGCTTGGAAACCAGTGATTTGGGAAATGAAAGATGTTCCAGGCAATGGTGATACTTGGATTGGAACCGAATTCCCTGTATCTTGGTGGACTCAAGGAACACCACTTACTTCTAATGAGGCTGTTGAAAAAGAAGTTGTAAAACCTTAA
- a CDS encoding 2-keto-4-pentenoate hydratase: MSIFQEAATHLLEAEQTKKVIEPLTVSYPGITVDEAYHTQLEIIRRKVTNGGIIVGKKIGATSKAIQNMFGVNQPDYGHLLADMMYVEGEEISLGQYIQPKVEFEIAFILKKDLKGPNVSILDVIEATDYIVPAIEVIDSRIDDWRIKFEDTVADNGSSASAIIGGKPTKIDGLDLTLIGMVAYRNGEMIDSGAGAAVLGNPLRSVAWLANSLGKYDVSLKAGEIILSGALTSAVEVKENDTFTVEFAHIGSVMASFKK; this comes from the coding sequence GTGTCAATCTTTCAAGAAGCCGCCACTCATCTTTTGGAAGCAGAGCAAACAAAGAAGGTTATCGAGCCGTTAACGGTTTCCTATCCAGGGATAACCGTCGATGAAGCGTATCATACACAGTTAGAGATTATCCGCAGAAAAGTTACAAATGGTGGAATCATCGTTGGGAAAAAAATTGGAGCGACAAGCAAAGCGATTCAAAATATGTTTGGTGTCAACCAGCCTGATTACGGTCATTTATTAGCCGATATGATGTATGTCGAAGGCGAAGAGATTTCACTAGGACAATATATTCAACCGAAAGTAGAATTTGAGATTGCCTTTATTTTAAAAAAGGATTTAAAAGGTCCGAATGTTTCCATCCTAGACGTCATCGAAGCTACAGATTATATTGTACCGGCCATTGAAGTGATTGATAGCCGGATTGATGATTGGAGGATCAAGTTTGAAGATACTGTCGCAGACAATGGATCTTCTGCGAGTGCGATTATTGGCGGGAAACCGACAAAGATAGATGGCTTAGATCTCACTCTTATCGGTATGGTCGCTTATCGAAATGGAGAAATGATTGATTCAGGAGCAGGGGCAGCCGTCCTTGGAAATCCACTTCGTTCTGTCGCATGGCTGGCGAATTCATTAGGTAAGTACGATGTCTCATTAAAAGCAGGGGAAATCATTCTTTCAGGCGCATTAACAAGTGCTGTTGAAGTAAAGGAAAATGATACGTTTACGGTAGAGTTTGCACATATTGGTTCAGTCATGGCTTCTTTTAAAAAATAA
- the dmpG gene encoding 4-hydroxy-2-oxovalerate aldolase: MKIPRLTDTTLRDGDHAVSHSYTPEQVRAIVKDLDEAGVPVIEVSHGSGLNGSTIQQGFSIHSEYDLIKVAVETAKQAKIASLFVPGIGTSKELREAAELGISVLRIAVHCTEADVTEQYFRLAKELGLETVGFLMMSHTQPASVLAEQAKLMESYGADCVYVVDSAGALVQSGVRERVSALKEALSIQIGFHAHNNLGLAIGNTITALEAGADQIDGTLRGLGAGAGNAPTEVLVAVLNKMNIETGINLAILMDAAEEKIAPLMHSPIVIDRGNLSSGYAGVYNSFLLHVKHAAEKFGVGVSEIMEELGKRQAVAGQEDWILDVAVELAEKKGIKV; the protein is encoded by the coding sequence ATGAAGATTCCTAGACTGACAGATACAACACTAAGAGATGGCGATCATGCAGTTAGCCATAGTTATACGCCTGAACAGGTACGGGCCATTGTAAAAGATTTAGATGAAGCCGGTGTGCCTGTTATTGAAGTGAGCCATGGCTCCGGTTTAAACGGCTCGACGATTCAGCAAGGGTTCTCCATTCATTCTGAATATGACTTGATTAAAGTGGCGGTAGAAACCGCAAAACAAGCTAAAATTGCTTCTTTATTCGTCCCGGGGATTGGAACAAGCAAGGAGTTAAGAGAAGCGGCCGAACTTGGCATTTCTGTGCTCCGAATCGCCGTTCATTGTACAGAGGCAGATGTAACGGAGCAATACTTTCGCTTAGCGAAAGAATTAGGACTTGAAACGGTTGGTTTCCTCATGATGTCTCATACGCAGCCTGCAAGCGTGCTTGCGGAGCAGGCGAAGCTAATGGAATCGTATGGTGCCGATTGCGTTTATGTTGTTGATTCTGCAGGTGCCCTTGTTCAAAGCGGCGTTCGTGAAAGAGTGTCTGCCTTAAAAGAAGCGTTGTCCATTCAAATCGGTTTCCACGCTCATAATAATCTTGGCTTGGCCATTGGCAATACGATAACGGCGCTGGAAGCTGGTGCGGATCAAATTGATGGAACGCTGAGAGGACTCGGAGCGGGAGCTGGAAATGCGCCAACGGAGGTCCTTGTTGCAGTGCTTAATAAAATGAACATCGAAACCGGTATCAACTTAGCGATTTTAATGGATGCTGCAGAGGAAAAGATAGCTCCACTCATGCATTCTCCAATCGTGATTGATCGCGGCAACTTATCAAGTGGCTATGCTGGAGTTTATAACAGCTTTTTATTACACGTTAAACATGCTGCGGAAAAGTTTGGTGTCGGGGTATCCGAAATTATGGAAGAGCTTGGTAAAAGGCAAGCGGTTGCTGGCCAGGAGGACTGGATTTTAGATGTTGCCGTAGAACTAGCTGAGAAAAAAGGAATAAAAGTATAG
- a CDS encoding fumarylacetoacetate hydrolase family protein, with translation MIKTDVIDQIAFELFEAEKQKKAVNKFVDAYPELDEALAYQVQERLVDMKCKEENTKRIGLKLGLTSKAKQEMMGVHEPSYGVLLESMQLFEGEKISLSPFIHPKLEPEIAFIFYKELKGPHVTVADVLHATEYIAPAVEIIDSRFHGFSFTLADAVADNSSSSRFIIGERFYSPKDFDLKLMGMVFKQNGEVVATGAGAAVMGHPARAIAWLANRLYKVGQSIQPGEVVLSGSLSAAIKIEAGDHFSAGFDGLGSVEAVFTE, from the coding sequence ATGATTAAGACGGATGTAATCGATCAAATTGCTTTTGAACTTTTCGAGGCGGAAAAACAGAAAAAAGCGGTAAATAAGTTTGTTGACGCCTATCCTGAACTGGATGAAGCGTTAGCTTATCAAGTACAAGAACGCTTAGTCGATATGAAATGCAAGGAAGAAAACACAAAAAGGATCGGCCTAAAACTTGGATTAACGAGCAAAGCGAAACAAGAGATGATGGGTGTTCATGAACCATCTTACGGGGTCTTGCTTGAAAGCATGCAGCTGTTTGAAGGGGAAAAAATTTCGCTTTCCCCTTTCATCCATCCAAAGCTGGAGCCGGAAATTGCCTTTATTTTTTACAAAGAGTTGAAAGGTCCGCATGTAACAGTCGCTGATGTGCTTCATGCAACTGAATATATTGCGCCTGCGGTTGAAATCATTGACAGCCGCTTCCATGGGTTCAGCTTTACCTTAGCAGATGCGGTGGCAGATAATTCATCATCTTCCCGCTTTATTATTGGCGAAAGATTCTATTCACCGAAGGATTTCGATTTGAAATTAATGGGAATGGTGTTTAAACAAAACGGAGAAGTTGTTGCGACAGGCGCGGGTGCAGCCGTAATGGGGCATCCAGCGAGAGCCATTGCTTGGTTAGCCAATCGGTTGTACAAAGTGGGGCAGAGTATTCAACCAGGAGAAGTCGTGTTAAGCGGCTCCTTATCCGCCGCAATTAAAATTGAAGCGGGTGACCATTTCTCGGCAGGCTTTGACGGCCTTGGCTCGGTTGAGGCTGTATTCACGGAATAA